In the genome of Halosolutus amylolyticus, the window AGAACCTGCTCGACGGCGAGCGGGTCCCCGCGAAGACGACCGTCGACGTCGCGGCGGGGACGACGGTGACGATCCGGACGCCCGGCGGCGGCGGACACGGTGATCCCGACGATCGCGATCCGGCGGCGATCGAGGCCGATCGGGTGGCGGGGAAAACCACGCAGACCGAGTGATACGGTTTACTGTACGTCATTTCCGGCGCAACCGCGATCCGGGCGGCGGTTGCGCCAGTACATCGTTACAGCAATCCGTATGAGAGAATTGATCGTCGGCGTCCGGACTAGTCGAGCAAATACGCGGTGAGTTGTTCGACCGTCTCGTCGAGCGGAGGGTGCTGTATTCGACCGGACCAGTCGAGAATATCGTCGTGAGCCAGGGAAACGACTCCCCAGGGAACGAGAAAACTCCGTTTCGGCAATCCGCCGTCGAGGAAATCGTCGTCCGTGAGGGGAATCGTTTCGTCGTACCACGTGCGCGTCGTGACCGTCACTGCGACGTACTGGTCCCCGTCGAACGGGTGTGCTTCGGTGTTGACGATGGCGAACGGACGACTCGACGTCTCCTCGTTAAACGGGTCACCGGCTTCGACAACGTCGCCCCGCTCGTATTTCATTGTGCTTCCCCGTCACGCTCGTTCGGGTGTGGCGTTTCGGCACTTGCGTCACGCCAGGCGTCCATATCTTCCACTCCGAGTTGGTCGTTCAGCGCCTCGAGACTCCGACCGAGATCGACTGCCGATCGGATTCGGTCTCGATCACCGACCGCCCAGTAGGGCGGCTTGTGGCGGACGAGGCCTCGCTCCTTCAATCGACTCAGTACCGCACTCACGGCGTTCGGTTCGATGTCCGTCGCATCGGCGATTTCCTGGCGTCTGAATGCTTTGTCGTCGTTCGACAGGAGAAACGAGAGGATCCGCTCTGCGTGGGTTCGTCCGGTATCGAACTCCGATTCCCGTTCGAACGTCTCGATATCGATCGGCATAGATCAAGCTACGTGTTTGGAGAGTATGGGTGTTTTCTTCTTTGTTGTTTGGCTGTTTTCAACCGGGGTGCCAGTCTCCGGTGACGGTGCGTTTTTCACGCCGCTTTCCCTCCCTCCGGTATGGAACTGGAGCCAGTGACGGACCTGCCCGAGATCCGTCCCGGCGACGACATCGCCGACCTCGTCGCCGATCGGGTCACCCTCGAGTCCGGCGACGTGCTCACCGTCGCGAGCACGATCGTCTCGAAGGCCGAGGGGCGGACGGCGGACCTGGAGGACTACCCCGTCAGCGGCCGCGCGAAGGAGATCGCTCGCCGGATCGAGGACGTGGCCGGCGAGGAGAAGGACCCGCGGTTCGCCCAGGCGGTCTTGGAAGAGAGCACCGAGGTGCTGATCGACTGTCCCTTCCTGCTCACCGAGACCCGGTTCGGTCACATCTGCGTCAACGCGGGGATCGATCGCTCGAACGTGCCCGACCACGACGTCCTCCTCCTGCCGAAGAAGCCGGCCGAGAGCGCCGAGCGCATTCGGGCCGGACTCGAAGCGCGCGGCCACGAGGACGTCGCGGTGATCGTCACGGACACCTGCGGGCGACCGTTCCGCCACGGTCAGCGCGGCGTCGCGCTCGGCTGGGCGGGGATGCCCGCGAGCCGCGACTGGCGCGGCGAACTCGATCGCGACGGCCACGAACTCGGCGTCACCGTCCAGTCCGTCGTCGACGAACTCGCGGCGGCGGCGAACCTCGTCACCGGCGAGGCCGCGGGCGGAACGCCCGCCGTCGCCGTCCGGGGCTGGGACTTCGGCGACCTCGACGGGAGCGACGAACTCTTCCGGGACGTCGAAGACGACCTCGTGCGACAGGCGCTTCGCGAGTGGAGGTTCGAGCCATGACGGGGACGCATCCGGGCGACGAGGGTCCGATCTGGGGCGTCGAACTCACTCCCGAACACCCGCCCGATCGGATCGCCTCGCTCGCGGCGCTGGCCGAGGACGAGGGGTTCGACGTCGCCTTTACGAGCAGTCACTACTTCAACCGCGATCCGTTCGTCACCCTCTCGCGGATGGCCGACGCGACGGCGGACATCCGGCTGGGACCGGGCGTCGTCAACCCCTACGAGACCCACCCGGTCAAACTCGCCGCGCAGACGGCGACGATCGACGAGGTGAGCGACGGCCGCGCGGTGTTCGGCGTCGGCGCGGGCGATCGGTCCTCGCTCGCGACCCTCGGGGTCGAGCGCGACAGTCCGCTCCGGCGGGTCCTCGAGACGTTCGACCTCGCGCGCGACCTCTGGGCGGGCGAGACCGTCACCCACGAGGGGACGTTCACGGCGCGGGACGCCTCGCTCAACCTCGACCCAACCGAGATCCCGGTCTACGTCGGGGCACAGGGACCGCACATGCTCCGCATGAGCGCGAAACACGCCGACGGCGTGCTGGTCAACGCCGCCCACCCGCGGGACCTGGAGTGGGCCGCGGGGCAGATCGAGCAGGGGCTGGCGGAGCGACCCGCCTCGGAACGGTCGAGCGGAGACCGAAGCGACCCGCGAGACGACGCTTTCGAGTCGCTCGCCTTCGCGAGCACGAGCGTCGCCGGCGACGAGGCCGCCGCCCGCGAAGCCGCCCGTCCGCCGGTCGCGTTCATCGTCGGCGGCGCGGCCGAGCCGGTGCTCGATCGCCACGACGTCGATCGCGAGGCCGCGAGCGCGGTCAGCGAGGCGCTCGAGGCGGGCGAACTGAACGAGGCGTTCGACCGGGTGACGCCGTCGATGATCGACGCCTTCTGCATCGCGGGGACGACCGACCAGGTCGCCGATCGGTTCGCGGCCGCGCTCGAATACGTCGACGGCATCGTCGTCGGCTCGCCGCTCGGACCGGATCTCGAGGACGCGATCGAACGGGCGAGCGAAGCGCTGGCGAGCGCAACGCAGGAGTGACAATCGGCGCGTTCGATCGGCCCGGACTAGCTCGAGGTGAAGAGACTGCCGACGGCCCCCAGCGTGAGCGCACCGAAGACGGCGACCGAGAAGACGATCAGCAGCGTTCCCATCAGGACGAGAAGCGGTGCGAGGCCGTCGCCCATCGCGACGTCGCTGAAGAGTTCGACCATCTCGCCGATGTTGTCCACGATGACGTTCAGCGGTGTGACGGTGTCCATGTCCGGGGGTTGTCACCGATGCTACTTGGCCGTGCCGGTCCGTGCCAGCCCCCGACTGCGGCGGTGGGCGATCGCCGATCGGGGCGATCGGTGGGGCCGTTACCGCGGCGATCGAGACCCGATCGTGGCGGCTGACGTACCGGACCGTGACGGTGGTCGGTGCCTCTAAGCCGCCGCCCTCCGTACCGGAGGGTATGACCGACGACGCGACGCTCTCGGAGTTTGCTCCGTCGAGGGCCAAAGAGGAGACCGACGATCCGGAATCCGACGTCGACGAGACGGATTCGGCGTCGAACGGCG includes:
- a CDS encoding type II toxin-antitoxin system PemK/MazF family toxin, with protein sequence MKYERGDVVEAGDPFNEETSSRPFAIVNTEAHPFDGDQYVAVTVTTRTWYDETIPLTDDDFLDGGLPKRSFLVPWGVVSLAHDDILDWSGRIQHPPLDETVEQLTAYLLD
- a CDS encoding 5,10-methylenetetrahydromethanopterin reductase, whose translation is MTGTHPGDEGPIWGVELTPEHPPDRIASLAALAEDEGFDVAFTSSHYFNRDPFVTLSRMADATADIRLGPGVVNPYETHPVKLAAQTATIDEVSDGRAVFGVGAGDRSSLATLGVERDSPLRRVLETFDLARDLWAGETVTHEGTFTARDASLNLDPTEIPVYVGAQGPHMLRMSAKHADGVLVNAAHPRDLEWAAGQIEQGLAERPASERSSGDRSDPRDDAFESLAFASTSVAGDEAAAREAARPPVAFIVGGAAEPVLDRHDVDREAASAVSEALEAGELNEAFDRVTPSMIDAFCIAGTTDQVADRFAAALEYVDGIVVGSPLGPDLEDAIERASEALASATQE
- a CDS encoding MarR family transcriptional regulator encodes the protein MPIDIETFERESEFDTGRTHAERILSFLLSNDDKAFRRQEIADATDIEPNAVSAVLSRLKERGLVRHKPPYWAVGDRDRIRSAVDLGRSLEALNDQLGVEDMDAWRDASAETPHPNERDGEAQ
- a CDS encoding coenzyme F420-0:L-glutamate ligase yields the protein MELEPVTDLPEIRPGDDIADLVADRVTLESGDVLTVASTIVSKAEGRTADLEDYPVSGRAKEIARRIEDVAGEEKDPRFAQAVLEESTEVLIDCPFLLTETRFGHICVNAGIDRSNVPDHDVLLLPKKPAESAERIRAGLEARGHEDVAVIVTDTCGRPFRHGQRGVALGWAGMPASRDWRGELDRDGHELGVTVQSVVDELAAAANLVTGEAAGGTPAVAVRGWDFGDLDGSDELFRDVEDDLVRQALREWRFEP